The proteins below come from a single Benincasa hispida cultivar B227 chromosome 4, ASM972705v1, whole genome shotgun sequence genomic window:
- the LOC120076260 gene encoding uncharacterized protein LOC120076260, translating into MGKIAGEVKNKPQGTLSSSTELQCNPGNTGKEHCQAVTLRSGKATVEVRKEPSKTDSKEQPAIESKKLLSQTESRTSETMEPEDAITFKPPDHGTVKVQLPSFPQRLKNKQNDEGQYHRFLEILKQLHINIPFVEAIEQMLMYTNFLKDIVSKKRSTGKFATMALTQESNTIISPKMRDPGSFTIPCSIGGTYIGQAYYDLGTSINLIPLSIFKHLNVGQLTPTTVTFQLADRSLVHPEGKLKDVLVTIDKFILPADFIILDYEADKDVPIYWDDHSCLLVVFE; encoded by the coding sequence ATGGGAAAAATTGCGGGAGAGGTAAAAAACAAACCTCAAGGGACATTGTCTAGCTCAACTGAGCTTCAATGCAATCCAGGGAATACAGGGAAAGAACACTGCCAAGCAGTCACCCTAAGAAGTGGAAAGGCGACGGTAGAAGTGAGGAAGGAGCCTAGCAAGACCGATTCAAAGGAGCAACCTGCGATTGAATCAAAGAAACTGTTGTCGCAAACTGAGTCAAGGACGTCCGAGACTATGGAACCTGAAGATGCGATCACCTTTAAGCCTCCAGACCATGGAACAGTGAAAGTACAACTACCTTCATTTCCTCAAAgactgaaaaataaacaaaacgaTGAAGGTCAGTATCATCGCTTCCTGGAAATACTGAAacaactacacatcaatattccatttgTTGAAGCGATAGAGCAGATGCTAATGTATACCAATTTCTTGAAGGATATTGTTTCGAAGAAGAGAAGCACGGGAAAATTCGCCACAATGGCATTAACACAAGAATCAAATACTATAATCTCACCAAAGATGCGCGACCCAGGcagtttcacaataccctgctcaataggaGGGACCTACATTGGTCAAGCATATTATGATCTTGGGACAAGCATAAACTTAATacccctttcaatcttcaaacactTGAATGTAGGACAGCTAACACCCACAACGGTGACTTTTCAACTTGCTGATAGGTCCCTGGTACACCCTGAAGGAAAATTAAAGGATGTCTTGGTAACAATAGACAAATTCATTCTACCTGCAGACTTCATTATCCTAGACTATGAGGCGGATAAAGATGTTCCAATCTATTGGGATGACCATTCTTGTCTACTCGTCGTGTTTGAATAG